The stretch of DNA GTGCGACATCATTCTGACCACGGAAACCGGCATTGATGCGGGCGGAGAGCAATTGTGCACCAAGCCCCTGTGTTGGGTGGGCGCGCCGGGCGGGTCGGCCTGGCGGCAGCGCCCGCTGAAGCTCGCCTTCGGACGGCAGTGCACCTTCCGCCCGCGTGTGATCGAGATGCTGGATGCGGCGGGCATTCTGTGGGACGTGGTGGTCGAGACCGAAAGCGACCGCACGATCGAGGCGACGGTGAGTGCGGATCTGGCCGTTCACACGATGATCGAAGGGACGGAGCCGCCCCATCTGGACCGGATCGAACATGGCGGCGCGCTGCCGGACCTGCCGGCGCACAGCATCAACCTTTACGGGGCCGGTGGTGCCACGGGCGAGGTGCATGACGCACTGGTCGGGTTCCTGCGCAGGGCGTTTCAGGTGAACGACGGGGTCGCGTTGCGCGCCGTGTCGGGTGCATGAAACCGCACGGCGAATCGAATGCGTCAGCGGAATTTAGCCGATAGGTTCAAATTGCGCATAAAACGGGATCATATAGCCGAATTTCTCTGGCCATTGGCGAGATATGATCCTGCTTTTCAATTATAGGTAGCAACAACCGGATTATTTTTAGCGCTTAACGTGTTGAACCGTGCGAACAAACAGCGCAATCTTTGCACCATACGCCACAGTGCAAAACGCGCACGGTTTGGGTCCGTGGCATCAAAATGTCTCTGCAA from Tateyamaria omphalii encodes:
- a CDS encoding LysR family transcriptional regulator: MRNLDITTLRSFVAVAESGGVTRAAGFLHLTQSAVSMQLKRLEELLGLDLFDRSGRTIALTASGEQLLVYARRMVALNDEVITRLTDQAYEGEITLGVPHDIVYPAIPRVLKQFHAAFPRVKVQLDSSYTRRLKSEFAKGACDIILTTETGIDAGGEQLCTKPLCWVGAPGGSAWRQRPLKLAFGRQCTFRPRVIEMLDAAGILWDVVVETESDRTIEATVSADLAVHTMIEGTEPPHLDRIEHGGALPDLPAHSINLYGAGGATGEVHDALVGFLRRAFQVNDGVALRAVSGA